A genomic region of Halopelagius longus contains the following coding sequences:
- a CDS encoding short-chain fatty acid transporter: MSHDSGGTAIQRLGARISRHVERWMPSPFLFAILLSYLVFAGGLALGNGPVEMVRFWNEGFWALLTFAMQMVLILVTGYALAYHPWVRRGVARLTAVPNDGKQAVVLVGVIAMVVAWIHWGLGLVVGAVMAREMGRQAHRRGLDVHYPLLCVAGYMGMGLTWHWGLAASAPLLMNTPDNVFLQEGVVDGLVPVSQTILHPYTLTLTVLGIAYGAVMLYLLAPPADEVSDITEYVPESQLGGPDTAVDGGGIESDNGGAATAADDDDPVYADDPDTAAESAGADTPGERIDRSALLGGLIGLGGVLYIGSVFLTEGLDALSLDTMNFAFLFLGILLYTAPKRYQEEFYDAISSTGGIILQFPFYAGIMGMMNSSGLSTVLAETLVSVSTPETFPAVAWVTAGIVNVFVPSGGGEWTVIGPTVLSAAQELGIPIGQATVAYAVGDAHTNLLQPFWALPLLGITGMRARDMFGYAVTMLLLLVPFLALGLTLVPY, from the coding sequence ATGTCACACGACTCAGGCGGTACGGCGATACAACGGTTGGGAGCGCGTATCTCGCGACACGTCGAACGGTGGATGCCGAGTCCGTTCCTCTTCGCCATCCTCCTGTCGTACCTCGTGTTCGCGGGCGGACTCGCCCTCGGGAACGGTCCGGTGGAGATGGTGCGGTTCTGGAACGAGGGGTTCTGGGCCCTGCTCACCTTCGCGATGCAGATGGTGCTCATCCTGGTGACCGGGTACGCCCTCGCGTACCACCCGTGGGTTCGGCGAGGCGTCGCCCGACTCACCGCGGTACCGAACGACGGCAAGCAGGCGGTCGTTCTCGTCGGCGTCATCGCCATGGTGGTCGCGTGGATTCACTGGGGTCTCGGACTCGTCGTCGGCGCGGTGATGGCCCGCGAGATGGGCCGACAGGCCCACCGGCGCGGACTCGACGTCCACTACCCCCTCCTGTGCGTCGCAGGATACATGGGGATGGGGCTCACCTGGCACTGGGGCCTCGCGGCGTCGGCACCGCTTCTGATGAACACTCCCGACAACGTCTTCCTCCAAGAGGGCGTCGTGGACGGTCTCGTCCCGGTCTCACAGACCATCCTCCACCCCTACACGCTGACGCTGACGGTGCTCGGCATCGCTTACGGGGCGGTCATGCTCTATCTGCTCGCGCCGCCCGCGGACGAGGTGTCCGACATCACGGAGTACGTGCCCGAGAGCCAACTCGGAGGCCCGGACACCGCGGTTGACGGCGGCGGAATCGAGTCGGACAACGGTGGCGCGGCGACGGCCGCGGACGACGACGACCCGGTGTACGCGGACGACCCGGACACCGCGGCGGAGTCGGCCGGGGCGGACACGCCCGGCGAACGGATCGATCGGAGCGCCCTCCTCGGCGGCCTCATCGGACTCGGCGGCGTGCTCTACATCGGGTCGGTGTTCCTCACGGAGGGACTCGACGCGCTCAGCCTCGATACGATGAACTTCGCGTTCCTGTTCCTCGGCATCCTCCTGTACACCGCGCCCAAGCGGTACCAAGAGGAGTTCTACGACGCCATCTCCTCGACCGGCGGCATCATCCTCCAGTTTCCCTTCTACGCGGGCATAATGGGGATGATGAACTCCTCGGGCCTCTCGACGGTCCTCGCGGAGACGCTCGTCTCCGTTTCGACGCCGGAGACGTTCCCCGCGGTCGCGTGGGTCACCGCGGGTATCGTCAACGTCTTCGTGCCCTCCGGCGGCGGCGAATGGACCGTCATCGGTCCGACCGTCCTGAGCGCCGCGCAGGAACTCGGAATCCCCATCGGACAGGCCACGGTGGCCTACGCCGTCGGCGACGCCCACACGAACCTGCTCCAGCCCTTCTGGGCGCTTCCGCTCCTCGGCATCACCGGGATGCGCGCGCGAGACATGTTCGGCTACGCGGTGACGATGCTCCTCCTTCTCGTTCCCTTCTTGGCTCTCGGTCTGACGCTCGTTCCGTACTGA
- a CDS encoding BKACE family enzyme yields MTYEDYLAGDPVIVTAALTGGVHGKEANPNLPETPEEIGRAAAAAEAAGAAVVHLHARTPNGERSFATERFQEIDDAVRRYADDVIVQHSTGGTGAPDADRHLPLRTDPPPEMASLDMGPLNRYDHLTSENTRALVDSLHEEMRERGIKPELEVFNDGHLNEVYGLLERRELADPVYATLIFGGGTLTRPRPRNFLNAVDNLPDGAQFNTLGFGPHQLPFAAMGILLGGHVRVGLEDNVYYRRGELAESNAQLVERTVRVAEELGREVATPSQARDILGL; encoded by the coding sequence GTGACGTACGAGGATTACCTCGCGGGCGACCCCGTCATCGTCACCGCGGCGTTGACGGGCGGCGTCCACGGGAAGGAGGCGAACCCGAATCTCCCGGAGACGCCCGAGGAGATAGGGAGGGCCGCCGCCGCGGCGGAGGCGGCGGGCGCGGCGGTCGTCCACCTCCACGCCCGGACGCCGAACGGGGAGCGGTCGTTCGCCACCGAGCGCTTTCAGGAGATAGACGACGCGGTGCGGCGGTACGCCGACGACGTCATCGTCCAGCACTCGACGGGCGGAACCGGCGCGCCCGACGCGGACAGACACCTCCCACTCCGGACGGACCCGCCGCCGGAGATGGCCTCCCTCGACATGGGACCGTTGAACCGCTACGACCACCTGACCAGCGAGAACACGCGGGCCCTCGTCGATTCGCTCCACGAGGAGATGCGGGAACGAGGGATCAAGCCCGAACTGGAGGTGTTCAACGACGGCCACCTCAACGAGGTGTACGGCCTGCTAGAACGCCGGGAACTCGCGGACCCGGTGTACGCGACGCTCATCTTCGGCGGCGGAACGCTCACGCGTCCGCGCCCGCGGAACTTCCTGAACGCCGTCGACAACCTCCCTGACGGCGCGCAGTTCAACACGCTCGGGTTCGGCCCGCACCAACTGCCGTTCGCGGCGATGGGCATCCTCCTCGGCGGGCACGTCCGCGTCGGACTGGAGGACAACGTCTACTACCGCCGCGGCGAACTCGCGGAGAGCAACGCTCAACTCGTCGAACGAACCGTCCGCGTCGCCGAGGAACTCGGTCGGGAGGTGGCCACGCCGTCGCAGGCGCGCGACATCCTCGGACTGTGA
- a CDS encoding metal-dependent hydrolase — protein MMATTHALAGVVLAVVLATLFPETAAGTIPIPVVAAALGGVFPDFDLYVAHRKTLHFPVYFSMLAAPALVIAVLAPTTLTLSVALFFAAAALHSLMDALGGGLELKPWLGTSDRAVYSHYHGRWIRPRRWVRYDGAPEDLAVAVLFAAPTLYAFDGYVQTGVLVALGISAAYVVLRKPMVTIAERVVDALPAGVLAYVPNRFVEDFR, from the coding sequence ATGATGGCAACAACGCACGCCCTCGCAGGGGTCGTGCTCGCCGTGGTTCTCGCGACGCTGTTTCCGGAAACAGCCGCGGGAACGATTCCGATACCGGTCGTAGCCGCGGCGCTCGGCGGCGTGTTCCCGGACTTCGACCTGTACGTCGCACACCGGAAGACGCTGCACTTCCCGGTGTACTTCAGCATGCTCGCGGCACCGGCACTCGTCATCGCCGTCCTCGCGCCGACGACGCTCACGCTGTCTGTGGCGCTGTTCTTCGCCGCCGCGGCGCTTCACTCCCTGATGGACGCCCTCGGCGGCGGACTCGAACTCAAACCGTGGCTCGGAACGTCCGACCGCGCCGTCTACAGTCACTACCACGGCCGGTGGATTCGGCCGCGGCGGTGGGTTCGCTACGACGGCGCGCCGGAGGACTTGGCCGTCGCCGTCCTGTTCGCCGCGCCGACGCTGTACGCGTTCGACGGCTACGTCCAGACGGGCGTCCTCGTCGCCCTCGGCATCTCCGCGGCCTACGTCGTCCTCCGGAAGCCGATGGTGACGATAGCCGAACGCGTCGTCGACGCGCTTCCGGCGGGCGTGTTGGCGTACGTGCCGAACCGGTTCGTCGAGGACTTCCGCTGA
- a CDS encoding potassium channel family protein, translated as MRFVIVGYGRVGARTARVLNEEGHDVVVIDNDETKVERAREAGFEVIEGDGSNESVLRRAGVEDATAIGGLTGDPNVNFAACMIGAEFGCRTVMRISEDYRQEIYEQYADDVDDVVYPERLGAAGAKTALLGGNFNAIADLTEQLRLSTVTIPEDSPVVGEKVADVDLGEDGIVYAHGRAREAMTIPLPGTKIEAGDQLALVTERDALDDVRVTLLGG; from the coding sequence ATGAGGTTCGTTATCGTCGGGTACGGTCGAGTCGGCGCCCGCACCGCCCGAGTGCTCAACGAGGAGGGACACGACGTAGTCGTCATAGACAACGACGAGACGAAGGTCGAACGCGCCCGAGAGGCCGGCTTCGAGGTCATCGAGGGCGACGGGAGCAACGAGTCCGTCCTCCGGCGCGCGGGCGTCGAGGACGCCACCGCAATCGGCGGCCTCACCGGCGACCCCAACGTCAACTTCGCCGCCTGCATGATCGGCGCGGAGTTCGGGTGTCGGACCGTGATGCGAATCAGCGAGGACTACCGACAGGAGATATACGAGCAGTACGCCGACGACGTGGACGACGTCGTCTACCCCGAACGCCTCGGCGCGGCGGGCGCGAAGACGGCACTGCTCGGCGGCAACTTCAACGCCATCGCCGATCTGACGGAGCAACTCCGCCTCTCGACGGTGACGATACCGGAAGACTCCCCCGTCGTCGGCGAGAAAGTCGCCGACGTCGACCTCGGGGAGGACGGCATCGTCTACGCTCACGGGCGCGCACGGGAGGCGATGACGATTCCGCTCCCCGGCACGAAAATCGAGGCCGGCGACCAACTCGCACTCGTGACGGAACGGGACGCCTTAGACGACGTTCGAGTGACGTTGCTCGGCGGGTAA
- a CDS encoding cupin domain-containing protein produces the protein MTDTTQREKYSVSVGFNRNLGAELKVAPRDGENEVAVVEHTLAPGKLAAPLHRHTNEDEISYIIEGRMGVQEGDNTFVVEAGESAVKGRGIWHTFWNPGPESLRFLEIITPGDFAWYFAEADEILPDNGEPDADAAEKLATLHDQYEFELCPESVPELIEQHGLETGEE, from the coding sequence ATGACTGATACAACTCAACGCGAGAAGTACTCCGTGTCTGTTGGTTTCAATCGGAATCTTGGTGCCGAACTCAAAGTCGCACCGCGTGATGGTGAAAACGAGGTGGCTGTGGTCGAGCACACGCTGGCACCGGGGAAACTTGCTGCTCCGCTCCACCGGCACACAAACGAAGACGAGATCTCATACATTATCGAGGGACGGATGGGCGTTCAAGAGGGAGACAACACGTTCGTAGTTGAAGCTGGCGAGAGTGCTGTGAAAGGGCGCGGTATCTGGCATACGTTCTGGAATCCGGGGCCGGAATCGCTTCGATTTCTGGAGATTATCACTCCGGGTGACTTTGCTTGGTACTTTGCGGAAGCTGATGAGATTCTTCCAGATAATGGAGAGCCGGACGCGGACGCGGCTGAGAAACTCGCTACTCTCCACGACCAGTACGAGTTCGAACTGTGCCCCGAGAGTGTGCCAGAGCTGATTGAACAACACGGATTAGAGACAGGTGAGGAGTGA
- a CDS encoding twin-arginine translocation signal domain-containing protein, giving the protein MTDDYQPNDQSRRSFMKTGAAASGAVALGLVSSGSAAAQQGTETPQGGTSTQDDDGITDEGYKALIFEDDFQPAARFTFVSGVIEWTPNWADVRDSAWSEYNTYQIRWLHNGQVDTLFVTQDASEQLTEFDQNLGFIPDEDDVNQPAVWEMSREWAPFGDNERLQVVNFSEVNEEEEDQILQDDDWWDDQNQTQTETQTQTQTQTQTETQTPTQTQS; this is encoded by the coding sequence ATGACTGACGACTACCAGCCGAACGACCAGTCGCGTCGCTCGTTCATGAAAACGGGAGCCGCCGCCTCGGGGGCCGTGGCGCTCGGACTCGTCTCCTCCGGGTCCGCCGCCGCACAACAGGGCACCGAGACGCCGCAGGGAGGTACCAGTACGCAGGACGACGACGGCATCACCGACGAGGGTTACAAGGCGCTCATCTTCGAGGACGACTTCCAACCGGCCGCCCGCTTTACGTTCGTCTCGGGCGTCATCGAGTGGACGCCGAACTGGGCGGACGTCCGCGACAGCGCGTGGTCCGAGTACAACACCTACCAGATACGGTGGCTCCACAACGGACAGGTCGATACGCTGTTCGTCACCCAAGACGCAAGCGAGCAGTTGACCGAGTTCGACCAGAACTTGGGCTTCATCCCCGACGAGGACGACGTCAACCAACCCGCCGTCTGGGAGATGAGTCGCGAGTGGGCGCCGTTCGGCGACAACGAGCGACTCCAAGTGGTCAACTTCAGCGAAGTCAACGAAGAGGAGGAAGACCAGATTCTCCAAGACGACGACTGGTGGGACGACCAGAATCAGACGCAGACGGAGACGCAGACCCAAACCCAGACTCAAACGCAAACGGAGACCCAAACGCCGACGCAGACCCAGAGTTAG
- a CDS encoding dihydrodipicolinate synthase family protein yields MHGIGPPLATPFEEDGTLDERALRELVRWMEARGVDFIAPCGSSSEAEFMSAEERARVIEIVVSESDVPVLAGTGHPGYEETVRATADAAAAGADAALVVTPFYYPHDEDELEAYYRDVADEADIPVYLYSVPTHTGVALSPELVGRLASYPNIAGMKDSSGDIDRFIRERRATRDDDFDLLVGAGGVFAQALGAGADGGVLGLANVVPEAAAEVYERHRDGDEKVARRLNASLVDLNRAVTDEYGVPGLKAAMRARGAPAGTVRRPLQPVSEDVRSHLEELAVAAGQDADD; encoded by the coding sequence GTGCACGGAATCGGACCGCCGTTGGCGACGCCCTTCGAGGAGGACGGAACGCTCGACGAACGCGCACTCCGCGAACTCGTCCGGTGGATGGAAGCCCGCGGGGTCGATTTCATCGCCCCCTGCGGGTCGAGTAGCGAGGCGGAGTTCATGTCCGCCGAGGAACGCGCCCGCGTGATAGAGATCGTCGTCTCGGAGTCTGACGTTCCGGTGCTGGCGGGGACGGGCCACCCCGGCTACGAGGAGACGGTGCGCGCCACCGCCGACGCCGCGGCGGCGGGCGCGGACGCCGCCCTCGTCGTCACGCCCTTCTACTACCCCCACGACGAGGACGAACTCGAAGCGTACTACCGCGACGTGGCCGACGAAGCGGACATCCCCGTCTACCTCTACAGCGTTCCGACGCACACGGGCGTCGCCCTCTCGCCCGAACTCGTCGGACGCCTCGCCTCCTACCCCAACATCGCGGGGATGAAAGACTCCAGCGGCGATATCGACCGATTCATCCGCGAACGCCGCGCGACCCGCGACGACGACTTCGACCTGTTGGTCGGGGCCGGCGGCGTCTTCGCGCAGGCCCTCGGCGCGGGCGCGGACGGGGGCGTCCTCGGCCTCGCCAACGTCGTCCCCGAGGCGGCCGCCGAGGTGTACGAGAGACACCGCGACGGCGACGAGAAGGTGGCCCGCCGACTGAACGCGTCGCTCGTCGATCTGAACCGCGCCGTCACCGACGAGTACGGCGTCCCCGGCCTGAAGGCCGCGATGCGGGCGCGCGGCGCGCCCGCCGGAACCGTCCGAAGACCGCTCCAGCCGGTGTCCGAGGACGTTCGGTCGCACCTCGAAGAACTGGCTGTCGCCGCCGGACAGGACGCGGACGACTGA
- a CDS encoding DUF1328 domain-containing protein: MLQPTIAQVLSPLQFSGDFLYYALVFFVLALVAYAVGAQGIAGLSMDIAKILVVVFLVLAVVALLL; the protein is encoded by the coding sequence ATGTTACAACCAACGATCGCTCAGGTACTGTCCCCCCTGCAGTTCAGCGGCGACTTCCTCTACTACGCGCTGGTGTTCTTCGTGTTGGCACTCGTCGCCTACGCGGTCGGCGCGCAGGGAATCGCCGGACTGTCGATGGACATTGCGAAGATTCTCGTCGTGGTGTTCCTGGTGTTAGCCGTCGTCGCGTTACTGCTTTAG
- a CDS encoding DUF7114 family protein, with product MDDAVRARDAAREVLDDIEPERLREVLFDRLADTSMTPAVLTLLSARALDPDMDADAVETGSADHRTNTGDTDGIAQQAAGVQLIYEGLRLTRSLAHDVPWTTMTDDKDTAEGTPASSQATPDDIAADLDVLAADVLVSRGFYLLARTDAATRAVEVVRAFGRDQTHRRAEGADTAALDRNLEADIFALAVLTGTTAVGGEASPALLDFATDLGRECDVEDGLVPAATAFSEATTDRIASLSAVESGSDDRVPSSATDR from the coding sequence ATGGACGACGCCGTGCGGGCCCGCGATGCCGCGCGTGAAGTGCTCGACGACATCGAACCCGAACGCCTCAGGGAGGTGCTGTTCGACCGCCTCGCCGACACCTCGATGACGCCCGCGGTGCTGACGTTGTTGAGCGCGCGCGCACTCGACCCGGACATGGACGCCGACGCCGTAGAGACTGGTTCTGCGGACCACCGGACGAACACCGGCGATACCGACGGAATCGCACAACAGGCCGCCGGCGTGCAACTCATCTACGAGGGCCTCAGACTCACCCGGTCGCTCGCCCACGACGTTCCGTGGACGACGATGACGGACGACAAAGACACCGCCGAGGGGACCCCGGCAAGCAGTCAGGCGACGCCTGACGATATCGCCGCCGACTTGGACGTTCTCGCGGCGGACGTGCTGGTCTCTCGGGGGTTCTACCTCCTCGCCCGCACCGACGCGGCCACCCGCGCCGTCGAAGTCGTGCGGGCGTTCGGCCGCGACCAGACCCACCGCCGCGCCGAGGGCGCGGACACGGCGGCCCTCGACCGGAACTTGGAGGCCGACATCTTCGCGCTGGCCGTCCTCACCGGCACCACCGCCGTCGGCGGCGAAGCGTCGCCCGCGCTGTTGGACTTTGCGACCGACCTCGGCCGCGAGTGCGACGTGGAGGACGGCCTCGTCCCCGCCGCGACGGCGTTCTCCGAGGCGACCACCGACCGCATCGCGTCGCTGTCCGCCGTCGAGTCGGGGTCCGACGACCGAGTGCCCTCCTCCGCGACGGACCGATAG
- a CDS encoding oxidoreductase: MAPALEDPVSIAGLDVPNRLYRAPLLECAGEESDAVDILREELEPAAASGVGLICQGASPVREETGHVAPNMTSFADRAFARGLRPLTEAVHDHGAKILAQLDHGGIRSLETWHAAYREERSAPEQLAVSPLPTPLKLLDAAGILSYDARVLSTEAVYELAADFGRCAEHAVEAGYDGIHIAGANMGIVQQFLSPFYNARDDEFGGSLRERTRFLELVYEEIRTRVGEDVPVVTKVPAETASPPFVRSSLSVEDGVRIARRLEAVGFDALVPVEGSVFWDMSLIRGEYPDRAWSDSQFRDGYREAFGGRLRPRLVALAHRVHARSQSFDPAWNKPFCTRVREAVSVPVLAEGGIRRRAQMDRLLAEGRCDMVGMGRPFYAEPRIAARFLEDGATDGVPGDVEATCENCNNCTVPQVTGAPGVCRTPSVLRETGRLRKEGAYESVETDDRRT; encoded by the coding sequence GTGGCACCCGCCCTCGAAGACCCCGTCAGCATCGCCGGACTCGACGTTCCGAACCGCCTCTACCGCGCCCCGCTTTTGGAGTGCGCCGGAGAGGAATCGGACGCGGTGGATATCCTCCGCGAGGAACTCGAACCCGCGGCGGCGTCGGGCGTCGGCCTCATCTGTCAGGGCGCGAGTCCCGTCCGCGAGGAGACGGGCCACGTCGCGCCGAACATGACGAGTTTCGCCGACCGGGCGTTCGCCCGCGGCCTGCGACCCCTCACGGAGGCGGTTCACGACCACGGCGCGAAGATACTCGCCCAACTCGACCACGGGGGGATTCGGAGCCTCGAAACGTGGCACGCCGCCTATCGCGAGGAGCGTTCCGCCCCGGAGCAACTCGCCGTCTCGCCGCTACCGACGCCGCTGAAACTGCTCGACGCGGCGGGGATCCTCTCGTACGACGCGCGCGTCCTCTCGACGGAGGCGGTGTACGAACTGGCGGCGGACTTCGGTCGGTGCGCCGAACACGCGGTGGAAGCGGGGTACGACGGCATCCACATCGCGGGCGCGAACATGGGCATCGTCCAGCAGTTCCTCTCGCCGTTCTACAACGCCCGCGACGACGAGTTCGGCGGGAGTCTCCGGGAGCGAACGCGCTTTCTCGAACTCGTCTACGAGGAGATACGGACGCGGGTGGGCGAGGACGTTCCCGTCGTGACTAAAGTGCCCGCGGAGACGGCGTCGCCGCCGTTCGTCCGGTCGTCCCTCTCCGTCGAGGACGGCGTTCGAATCGCCCGGCGACTGGAGGCCGTCGGCTTCGACGCCCTCGTCCCCGTCGAAGGCTCCGTCTTCTGGGACATGAGCCTGATTCGCGGCGAGTACCCGGACCGCGCGTGGTCGGACTCGCAGTTCCGCGACGGCTATCGGGAGGCGTTCGGCGGGCGACTCCGCCCGCGACTCGTCGCCCTCGCGCACAGAGTCCACGCGCGGAGCCAATCGTTCGACCCCGCGTGGAACAAGCCGTTCTGCACCCGCGTGCGGGAGGCCGTCTCGGTCCCGGTTCTCGCGGAGGGCGGCATCCGTCGCCGCGCGCAGATGGACCGCCTCCTCGCGGAGGGGCGGTGCGACATGGTGGGGATGGGCCGTCCGTTCTACGCCGAACCCCGCATCGCCGCGCGGTTCCTCGAAGACGGGGCGACGGACGGCGTACCGGGCGACGTGGAAGCGACGTGCGAGAACTGCAACAACTGCACCGTCCCGCAGGTGACGGGCGCGCCCGGCGTCTGTCGGACGCCGAGCGTCCTGCGGGAGACGGGGAGACTCCGGAAGGAAGGCGCCTACGAGAGCGTCGAGACGGACGACCGGCGAACGTAA
- a CDS encoding DUF2270 domain-containing protein has translation MTAGPETFDSTAPEAREVAGIAATNRDEFLELMPHYYRGEVSQSGTLLARLDLTTDWAIVVVAAVLALAFQGTDTAAYLLLIGILAVSLFLVFDVRRYRTYDASRSRVRLLEENLFANSLHPSGAPLEEWRVELGDDLRTPTLKVTYREALSRRLRRVYYPLYVLLGMAWLFRVTLFEPKQSLLATASVPGVPGAVVVAAVGGFFLLVTALTFWPIRRQAKGEFHGEKPGSWKR, from the coding sequence GTGACCGCCGGCCCCGAGACGTTCGATTCTACGGCCCCGGAGGCGAGGGAAGTCGCCGGCATCGCCGCGACCAACCGCGACGAGTTCCTCGAACTGATGCCGCACTACTACCGCGGCGAGGTGTCCCAAAGCGGGACCCTGCTCGCTCGACTCGACCTGACGACCGATTGGGCGATAGTCGTGGTGGCGGCGGTGCTGGCACTCGCGTTCCAAGGGACGGACACCGCGGCGTACCTCCTCCTGATAGGGATTCTCGCCGTCTCGTTGTTCCTCGTGTTCGACGTGCGTCGGTACCGGACCTACGACGCGAGTCGGTCACGGGTCCGCCTGTTGGAGGAGAACCTCTTCGCGAACTCGCTTCACCCCTCGGGCGCGCCCCTCGAAGAGTGGCGGGTCGAGCTCGGAGACGACCTCCGAACGCCGACGCTGAAGGTGACCTACCGCGAGGCGCTATCGCGTCGGCTGCGGCGCGTCTACTACCCCCTCTACGTGCTGTTGGGGATGGCGTGGCTCTTCCGCGTGACGCTGTTCGAACCGAAGCAGTCGCTTCTGGCGACGGCGTCCGTCCCGGGCGTTCCGGGTGCCGTCGTCGTCGCGGCCGTGGGAGGGTTCTTCCTTCTCGTCACCGCACTCACCTTCTGGCCGATTCGTCGGCAGGCGAAAGGCGAGTTCCACGGCGAGAAACCCGGAAGTTGGAAGCGCTGA
- a CDS encoding NAD+ synthase, giving the protein MSEETTVLSQSAPLDLRLSEDELERTREHILQFIRDVVDDAGAEGAVLGLSGGIDSTATAYLAAEALGEENLHGVVMPSEVNAEENMSDAERVARMLGIEYDVVEIQPIAEQFFEAFPEAADDKRAAGNVYVRTRAVLGYFVANYENKIVLGTGNRSEALLGYFTKYGDQAVDCNPIGNLYKQQVRQLAVSMGVPEDLVSKTPSAGMWIGQTDEEEMGVGYDTLDAVLALHVDGPLSKSATVRHLDIPESQVERVVELYERSEHKRHMPPAPESLRP; this is encoded by the coding sequence ATGAGCGAAGAAACGACGGTCCTCAGTCAGTCGGCCCCGCTCGACCTCCGCCTCTCGGAGGACGAGCTCGAACGGACGCGCGAGCACATTCTGCAGTTCATCCGAGACGTCGTGGACGACGCCGGCGCGGAGGGCGCGGTGCTCGGCCTCTCCGGCGGTATCGATAGCACGGCCACGGCGTACCTCGCGGCGGAGGCACTCGGCGAGGAGAACCTCCACGGCGTCGTGATGCCGAGCGAGGTAAACGCCGAGGAGAACATGAGCGACGCCGAACGAGTCGCCCGGATGCTCGGAATCGAGTACGACGTCGTCGAGATTCAGCCAATCGCCGAGCAGTTCTTCGAGGCGTTCCCGGAGGCCGCAGACGACAAGCGCGCCGCCGGCAACGTCTACGTGCGGACGCGGGCCGTCCTCGGCTACTTCGTCGCCAACTACGAGAACAAGATCGTGCTCGGGACGGGCAACCGCTCGGAGGCGCTCCTCGGCTACTTCACGAAGTACGGCGACCAAGCGGTGGACTGCAACCCCATCGGGAACTTGTACAAACAGCAGGTCCGACAGCTCGCCGTCTCGATGGGCGTCCCCGAGGACCTCGTCTCGAAGACGCCCTCCGCGGGGATGTGGATCGGACAGACCGACGAGGAGGAGATGGGCGTCGGCTACGACACCTTAGATGCCGTCCTCGCACTCCACGTGGACGGACCGCTCTCGAAGTCGGCCACCGTCCGCCACCTCGACATCCCCGAGTCGCAGGTCGAACGCGTCGTCGAACTCTACGAACGGAGCGAACACAAGCGCCACATGCCGCCCGCACCCGAGTCGCTCCGCCCCTGA
- a CDS encoding VOC family protein: MPSDIPGIHHVTAIAGDPGRNLRFYTETLGLRLVKRSVNQDDVSVYHLFYGDDEGSPGTSMTFFPYQNARPGQVGTGQASATQFLIPAESVEYWTDRFEEEGVEADEPRERFGDTVIPFSDPDGLPLELVARDDAPAGNPPDGPVPEAHAIRGFFGATLSLDTAGAMPDLLGTMGFEEAESDHDRTRYEADGELGYVVDILEDPQGRRGRPGAGTVHHVAFRVAEDEQAEWREVLQDRGLRPTEIIDRKWFKSVYARTDGGVLFEFATKEPGYTVDEDRDELGERLVLPEWLEDRRDEIAAGLPELPTGPTE; encoded by the coding sequence ATGCCATCCGACATCCCCGGAATCCACCACGTCACGGCAATCGCCGGCGACCCCGGGCGGAACCTCCGGTTCTACACGGAGACGCTCGGACTACGATTGGTCAAGCGGAGCGTGAATCAGGACGACGTGTCCGTCTACCACCTGTTCTACGGCGACGACGAGGGGTCGCCCGGGACGAGCATGACGTTCTTCCCCTATCAGAACGCCCGGCCGGGGCAGGTGGGGACGGGACAGGCGAGTGCGACGCAGTTCCTGATTCCCGCCGAGTCCGTCGAGTACTGGACGGACCGCTTCGAGGAAGAGGGCGTCGAGGCGGACGAACCGCGCGAACGGTTCGGCGACACGGTGATTCCGTTCTCCGACCCCGACGGCCTCCCCCTCGAACTGGTGGCGCGCGACGACGCCCCCGCGGGGAACCCTCCGGACGGTCCGGTGCCCGAAGCGCACGCGATTCGGGGCTTCTTCGGCGCGACGCTCTCTCTGGACACCGCCGGGGCGATGCCGGACCTCCTCGGGACGATGGGGTTCGAGGAGGCGGAGAGCGACCACGACCGGACCCGGTACGAGGCGGACGGCGAGTTGGGCTACGTCGTCGATATCCTCGAAGACCCGCAGGGCCGGCGCGGACGGCCGGGCGCGGGCACCGTCCACCACGTGGCGTTTCGAGTGGCCGAGGACGAACAGGCCGAGTGGCGCGAGGTGCTCCAGGACCGCGGCCTCCGGCCGACGGAGATAATCGACCGCAAGTGGTTCAAGTCCGTCTACGCCCGCACCGACGGCGGCGTCCTCTTCGAGTTCGCCACGAAGGAACCGGGGTACACGGTGGACGAGGACAGAGACGAACTCGGTGAACGACTCGTCCTCCCCGAGTGGTTGGAGGACCGGCGAGACGAGATAGCGGCCGGCCTCCCGGAGTTACCGACGGGTCCGACGGAGTAG